Proteins encoded together in one Oxalobacteraceae sp. CFBP 8761 window:
- a CDS encoding CoA ester lyase has translation MHPSEVLFQGKRQPLLLPACDHYAGSEKLMRKSLTLQQELGPLFDITFDCEDGAQAGVEHEHAVLVASLVNSEENRFNRVGARLHEPASMHFANDVALIVGGAAARLAYVVLPKVDGVDEVRGAIELINKYALAAGRAALPVHVLIETHGALRDAYAIAALPQVECLSFGIMDFVSAHYGAIPASAMRTPGQFTHPLVVRAKLEMVAACHAHGKVASHNVTTDIKDSATVANDAQRAGAEFGFTRMWSIHPDQIKPILKAFTPRLSEVNEATNILTEAMAAGWGPIAQHGRLHDRASYRYYWSVLQRAKLAGLALPEAAAAIVNLSDSR, from the coding sequence ATGCATCCTTCCGAGGTTTTATTCCAGGGCAAACGCCAGCCGCTGCTTCTCCCTGCCTGCGATCACTACGCCGGCTCAGAGAAACTGATGCGCAAATCGCTGACCCTGCAACAAGAGCTTGGTCCCTTGTTTGACATCACCTTCGACTGCGAAGACGGCGCCCAGGCTGGCGTCGAGCACGAGCACGCCGTCCTGGTGGCGAGCTTGGTCAACAGCGAAGAAAACCGCTTCAACCGTGTCGGCGCGCGCCTGCACGAGCCGGCCAGCATGCACTTTGCCAACGACGTCGCCCTCATCGTCGGCGGCGCTGCGGCGCGCCTGGCGTACGTCGTGCTGCCGAAGGTCGACGGCGTCGACGAAGTGCGCGGCGCGATCGAGCTGATCAATAAATATGCGCTCGCTGCCGGCCGCGCCGCCCTGCCCGTCCATGTGCTGATCGAAACCCATGGCGCGCTGCGCGACGCCTACGCGATCGCGGCGCTGCCGCAGGTCGAGTGCCTGTCGTTCGGCATCATGGATTTTGTCTCGGCCCACTACGGTGCGATTCCGGCCAGCGCGATGCGCACGCCGGGCCAGTTCACGCATCCGCTGGTGGTGCGCGCGAAGCTCGAGATGGTGGCAGCCTGCCATGCCCATGGCAAGGTGGCGTCGCATAATGTTACGACCGACATCAAGGACAGCGCGACGGTGGCGAACGACGCCCAGCGTGCCGGCGCCGAGTTCGGCTTTACCCGCATGTGGAGCATCCACCCGGATCAGATCAAGCCAATCCTGAAGGCGTTCACGCCGCGTTTGTCTGAAGTCAATGAAGCAACGAATATCCTGACCGAAGCCATGGCCGCGGGTTGGGGACCGATTGCGCAACACGGGCGCTTGCATGACCGTGCGAGCTACCGATACTATTGGTCGGTGTTGCAGCGGGCCAAGCTGGCCGGCCTCGCACTGCCCGAGGCAGCTGCAGCCATCGTCAACCTCTCCGACTCCCGATAA
- a CDS encoding malate dehydrogenase, with amino-acid sequence MAKTPMRVAVTGAAGQIGYSLLFRIANGDMLGKDQPVILQLLEIDNEKAQKALKGVMMEIDDCAFPLLEGMTAHSDPMTAFKDVDVALLVGARPRGPGMERKDLLEANAQIFTVQGKALDAVASRNVKVLVVGNPANTNAYIAMKSAPNLPAKNFTAMLRLDHNRALSQVAAKTGKAVKDIEKMVVWGNHSPTMYADYRFATAGSEQVKDLINDQEWNANTFLPTVGKRGAAIIEARGLSSAASAANAAIDHVRDWVLGTNGKWTTMGIPSDGSYGIPEGTMFGFPVTTENGEYTIVQGLDIDSFSQERINLTLKELEEEKAGVAHLLG; translated from the coding sequence ATGGCTAAAACCCCAATGCGCGTCGCTGTGACCGGCGCTGCCGGCCAGATCGGCTATTCCCTGCTGTTCCGCATCGCCAACGGCGACATGCTCGGCAAGGACCAGCCGGTCATCCTTCAGCTGCTCGAAATCGACAACGAAAAAGCACAGAAGGCGCTCAAGGGCGTCATGATGGAAATCGACGACTGCGCATTCCCGCTGCTCGAAGGCATGACCGCGCACTCGGATCCAATGACCGCGTTCAAGGACGTCGACGTCGCCCTGCTGGTCGGCGCACGTCCACGTGGCCCGGGCATGGAACGCAAGGACCTGCTCGAAGCCAATGCCCAGATCTTCACCGTGCAGGGCAAGGCACTCGACGCCGTCGCTTCGCGCAACGTCAAGGTCCTGGTGGTCGGCAATCCAGCCAACACCAACGCCTACATCGCCATGAAATCGGCACCGAACCTGCCAGCGAAAAACTTCACTGCGATGCTGCGTCTGGACCACAACCGCGCGCTGTCGCAAGTGGCCGCCAAGACCGGTAAAGCAGTCAAGGACATCGAAAAAATGGTCGTGTGGGGCAACCACTCGCCAACGATGTACGCCGACTACCGCTTCGCCACCGCTGGCAGCGAGCAGGTCAAGGACCTGATCAACGACCAGGAATGGAACGCCAACACCTTCCTGCCAACCGTCGGCAAGCGCGGCGCTGCGATCATCGAAGCGCGCGGCCTGTCGTCGGCAGCATCGGCCGCCAATGCAGCCATCGACCACGTCCGTGACTGGGTCCTGGGCACCAACGGCAAGTGGACCACGATGGGTATCCCGTCGGACGGTTCGTACGGCATCCCTGAAGGCACCATGTTCGGCTTCCCGGTCACGACCGAGAATGGCGAATACACGATCGTGCAAGGTCTGGACATCGATTCGTTCTCGCAAGAGCGCATCAACCTGACCCTGAAAGAGCTGGAAGAAGAAAAAGCCGGCGTCGCACACCTGCTGGGCTGA
- a CDS encoding GntR family transcriptional regulator, which translates to MNSTSSNPAADPAASGSPSFRPLYQQIKALITKSLQAGEWKPGEMMPSEVELAGRFKVSQGTVRKAIDELAAENLVVRRQGKGTFVASHAEERAHFRFLRLRPDEGLPHHPENRFLEVKRIRAPAEVARLLDLKAGDAVVYIKRVQSFEGKPTILEELWLPGQLFKGLSAERLVEYKGPMYGLFETEFGTRMIRATEKIRAVAADAATADYLKVPEGTPLLCGERVSFTYGDKAVELRRGMYLTEQHHYQNELS; encoded by the coding sequence ATGAATTCCACCTCGTCCAATCCGGCTGCCGACCCTGCCGCCAGCGGCTCGCCGTCCTTCCGGCCGCTGTACCAGCAGATCAAGGCCCTGATCACCAAAAGCCTGCAGGCTGGCGAGTGGAAACCGGGCGAAATGATGCCAAGCGAGGTCGAGCTGGCCGGCCGTTTCAAGGTCAGCCAGGGCACCGTGCGCAAGGCCATCGATGAGCTGGCGGCCGAGAACCTGGTCGTGCGCCGCCAGGGCAAGGGCACGTTTGTGGCCAGCCACGCCGAGGAGCGCGCGCATTTTCGCTTCCTGCGCCTGCGCCCCGACGAGGGCTTGCCGCACCATCCCGAAAACCGCTTCCTCGAAGTCAAGCGCATCCGGGCCCCAGCCGAGGTGGCGCGCCTGCTCGACCTGAAAGCGGGTGACGCCGTCGTCTACATCAAGCGCGTGCAGTCGTTTGAGGGCAAGCCGACCATTCTCGAAGAGCTGTGGTTGCCGGGCCAGTTGTTCAAGGGCCTGAGCGCCGAACGCCTCGTGGAATACAAGGGCCCGATGTACGGCCTGTTCGAAACGGAATTCGGTACCCGCATGATCCGCGCGACGGAAAAGATCCGCGCGGTCGCGGCCGATGCCGCTACGGCAGATTATTTGAAGGTGCCCGAGGGCACGCCGCTGCTGTGCGGCGAGCGTGTTTCGTTCACCTACGGCGACAAGGCAGTCGAGCTGCGCCGCGGGATGTACTTGACGGAACAACATCACTATCAGAACGAGCTGTCCTGA
- the sdhC gene encoding succinate dehydrogenase, cytochrome b556 subunit has translation MSEAVREAKQKGRPEFRNIGITDITSKYRMPPSAIVSILHRVSGAGMFLALPFLLYLFQQSLLSESSFGYFASIVSHPLAKLVLLGLSWAYLHHFTAGIRHLIMDNHIGLDKDTSQKTARVVLVISLLLTALVGLKLFGVF, from the coding sequence ATGTCCGAAGCCGTGAGAGAAGCAAAGCAGAAGGGGCGGCCGGAGTTCCGCAATATCGGCATCACCGATATCACCAGCAAGTATCGCATGCCGCCATCGGCCATCGTGTCGATCCTGCACCGTGTCAGTGGCGCCGGCATGTTCCTGGCCTTGCCTTTCCTGTTGTACCTGTTCCAGCAAAGCCTGCTGTCGGAATCGTCGTTTGGCTACTTTGCCAGCATCGTTTCGCACCCGCTCGCCAAACTCGTTCTGTTGGGCCTGTCGTGGGCTTACCTGCACCACTTCACCGCCGGCATTCGTCACCTGATCATGGACAATCACATCGGCCTGGACAAGGACACGTCGCAAAAGACCGCGCGCGTCGTACTGGTGATCAGCCTGCTGCTGACCGCACTGGTCGGCCTGAAACTGTTCGGAGTGTTTTAA
- the sdhD gene encoding succinate dehydrogenase, hydrophobic membrane anchor protein: protein MATKNNIGTRRVVVGAHYGVKDWLAQRVTAIVMAVYTVILLVAFLTGQNFTYEGWAGLFSRQWFKLFSLVTFLALYYHAWVGIRDIWMDYVKSAGLRLFLMLATIFWLLACAAWTVQILWSV, encoded by the coding sequence ATGGCAACCAAGAATAATATCGGCACGCGCCGCGTCGTCGTCGGCGCACACTACGGCGTCAAGGACTGGCTGGCGCAGCGCGTCACCGCCATCGTCATGGCGGTCTACACGGTCATCCTGCTGGTCGCTTTCCTGACCGGGCAGAATTTCACGTACGAAGGCTGGGCAGGCTTGTTCTCCCGCCAGTGGTTCAAGCTGTTCTCGCTGGTGACCTTCCTCGCGCTGTACTACCACGCCTGGGTCGGCATCCGCGACATCTGGATGGACTATGTTAAATCGGCAGGCCTGCGTCTGTTCCTGATGCTGGCAACGATCTTCTGGCTGCTCGCTTGCGCCGCCTGGACCGTGCAAATTCTCTGGAGTGTGTAA
- a CDS encoding succinate dehydrogenase flavoprotein subunit, translated as MAAIKTAIPTRRFDAVIVGAGGSGMRASLQLAEAGLNVAVLSKVFPTRSHTVAAQGGIGASLGNMSEDDWYWHMFDTVKGGDYLGDQDAIEFMCREAPKVVYELEHFGMPFDRNPDGTIYQRPFGGHTANFGEKPVQRACAAADRTGHALLHTLYQRNVRARTHFFVEWMALDVIRDAEGDVVGVMALEMETGDVMILEAKTTIFATGGAGRIFAASTNAFINTGDGMGMAARAGLPLQDMEFWQFHPTGVAGAGVLITEGVRGEGGILINSNGERFMERYAPTLKDLAPRDFVSRSMDQEIKEGRGCGPNKDHVLLDLRHIGADTIKKRLPSILEIGHKFANVDATKEPIPVVPTIHYQMGGIPTNIHGQVVAPDGTGGQKIVNGLYAIGECACVSVHGANRLGTNSLLDLIVFGRAAGNHVVASDLKKKVAKPMPADAADFALDRLNRLETSTGTEKVQHVANDIRATMQKYCGVFRTDQLLTQGVKEIMVLDERRKNVSFKDKSKVFNTARVEALELDNLIETAKATIVSAQARKESRGAHAHSDYETRDDANWMKHTLFFSEGNRLEYKGVVQKPLTVETFKPKARTF; from the coding sequence GTGGCAGCTATCAAAACTGCAATTCCTACCCGTCGTTTTGACGCGGTCATCGTGGGCGCCGGCGGTTCCGGCATGCGCGCTTCCCTGCAACTGGCCGAAGCCGGCCTGAACGTTGCTGTCCTGTCGAAAGTTTTCCCGACCCGCTCGCACACCGTGGCAGCGCAGGGCGGCATCGGCGCTTCGCTCGGCAATATGAGCGAGGACGACTGGTACTGGCACATGTTCGACACCGTCAAGGGTGGCGACTACCTGGGCGACCAGGATGCGATCGAATTCATGTGCCGCGAGGCACCGAAGGTCGTGTACGAGCTGGAACACTTCGGCATGCCGTTCGACCGTAACCCTGACGGCACGATTTACCAGCGTCCGTTCGGCGGCCACACGGCCAATTTCGGCGAAAAGCCGGTCCAGCGCGCCTGCGCCGCGGCCGACCGTACCGGTCACGCGCTGCTGCACACGCTGTATCAGCGTAACGTCCGTGCCCGCACCCACTTCTTCGTCGAATGGATGGCGCTGGACGTGATCCGCGACGCCGAAGGCGACGTGGTCGGCGTGATGGCCCTGGAAATGGAAACCGGCGACGTGATGATCCTGGAAGCGAAGACCACCATCTTCGCTACCGGCGGCGCAGGCCGTATCTTCGCTGCATCGACCAATGCCTTCATCAACACCGGTGACGGCATGGGCATGGCGGCGCGTGCCGGCCTGCCGCTGCAGGACATGGAGTTCTGGCAGTTCCACCCGACCGGTGTGGCGGGCGCTGGCGTCCTGATCACCGAAGGCGTGCGCGGCGAGGGCGGTATCCTGATCAACAGCAACGGCGAACGCTTCATGGAGCGCTACGCGCCAACGCTGAAGGATCTGGCGCCACGCGACTTCGTGTCGCGCTCGATGGACCAAGAGATCAAGGAAGGCCGCGGCTGCGGACCGAACAAGGATCACGTGCTGCTGGACCTGCGTCACATCGGCGCCGACACCATCAAGAAGCGCCTGCCTTCGATCCTTGAAATCGGCCACAAGTTCGCCAACGTCGATGCGACCAAGGAACCGATTCCTGTCGTGCCGACGATTCACTACCAGATGGGCGGCATCCCGACCAATATCCATGGTCAGGTCGTGGCACCGGATGGTACGGGCGGCCAGAAGATCGTCAATGGTCTGTACGCGATCGGCGAGTGCGCCTGCGTCTCGGTCCACGGCGCGAACCGCCTGGGCACGAACTCGCTGCTCGACCTGATCGTGTTCGGCCGCGCGGCCGGCAACCACGTCGTCGCGTCCGACCTGAAGAAGAAAGTCGCCAAGCCGATGCCGGCTGACGCTGCCGACTTCGCGCTGGATCGCCTGAACCGCCTCGAAACGTCGACCGGCACCGAAAAAGTGCAGCACGTCGCCAACGATATCCGCGCCACGATGCAGAAGTACTGCGGCGTGTTCCGCACTGACCAGCTGCTAACGCAGGGCGTCAAGGAAATCATGGTGCTCGACGAGCGTCGCAAGAACGTGTCGTTCAAGGACAAGTCGAAGGTGTTCAACACGGCCCGCGTCGAAGCGCTCGAGCTGGATAACCTGATCGAGACCGCGAAAGCGACCATCGTGTCGGCCCAGGCCCGCAAGGAATCGCGCGGCGCCCACGCCCACAGCGATTACGAAACACGTGACGACGCGAACTGGATGAAGCACACGCTGTTCTTCTCCGAAGGCAACCGCCTCGAGTACAAGGGCGTTGTGCAAAAGCCGCTGACGGTCGAGACCTTCAAGCCGAAAGCACGCACTTTCTAA
- a CDS encoding succinate dehydrogenase iron-sulfur subunit, giving the protein MARTVQLKIYRYDPDKDSKPYMQDVSVELQDTDKMLLDVLQRIKADVDDSLALRRSCREGVCGSDAMNINGKNGLACTTNLNELTQPIVLRPLPGLPVVRDLIVDMTNFFKQYHSVKPYLINESIRPEKERLQSPEEREELDGLYECILCACCSTSCPSFWWNPDKFVGPAGLLQAYRFIADSRDEATNDRLDNLEDPYRLFRCHSIMNCTDVCPKGLNPNKAIGKIKELLVRRAI; this is encoded by the coding sequence ATGGCACGCACTGTCCAACTGAAGATTTACCGCTACGATCCGGACAAGGATTCGAAGCCTTACATGCAAGACGTTTCGGTCGAGCTGCAAGACACCGACAAGATGCTGCTGGACGTCCTGCAGCGCATCAAGGCGGATGTCGATGACTCGCTGGCGCTGCGCCGCTCGTGCCGTGAAGGCGTGTGCGGTTCGGACGCAATGAACATCAACGGCAAGAACGGCCTGGCCTGCACGACCAACCTGAATGAGCTGACCCAGCCGATCGTGCTGCGTCCTCTGCCAGGGCTGCCGGTGGTGCGCGACTTGATCGTCGACATGACCAACTTCTTCAAGCAGTATCACTCGGTCAAGCCGTACCTGATCAACGAGTCGATCCGCCCTGAAAAAGAACGTCTGCAGTCGCCTGAAGAGCGCGAAGAGCTCGACGGTCTGTACGAGTGCATCCTGTGCGCCTGCTGCTCGACCTCGTGCCCGTCGTTCTGGTGGAATCCGGACAAGTTCGTCGGTCCAGCTGGCCTGCTGCAAGCGTACCGTTTCATCGCCGACTCGCGCGACGAAGCGACCAACGATCGCCTGGACAACCTGGAAGATCCGTACCGCCTGTTCCGCTGCCACTCGATCATGAACTGTACGGACGTGTGCCCGAAGGGCCTCAATCCGAACAAGGCGATTGGCAAGATCAAGGAACTGCTGGTACGTCGCGCGATTTAA
- a CDS encoding succinate dehydrogenase assembly factor 2 produces MITHQADPANRSRLRWRARRGLLENDLILTRFLDAHEQDLTDDEVDALTRLLDLADNPLLDLLLGRNEPSGELDLPHVHALLAKLRLA; encoded by the coding sequence GTGATTACACATCAAGCCGATCCTGCCAACCGTTCGCGCCTGCGCTGGCGTGCACGTCGTGGCCTGCTCGAGAACGATCTGATCCTGACGCGCTTTCTCGATGCGCACGAACAGGACCTGACCGACGACGAGGTCGATGCGCTGACGCGCCTGCTTGATCTGGCTGACAACCCGTTGCTGGACCTGCTGCTGGGGCGCAATGAGCCCTCCGGCGAGCTCGACCTGCCGCACGTGCACGCCTTGCTGGCGAAGCTGCGGCTAGCGTAA
- the gltA gene encoding citrate (Si)-synthase has protein sequence MNISDTKATLSFSDGSPSIDMPIYKGTIGPDVVDIRKLYGATGKFTYDPGFMSTAACNSSITYIDGDKGELLYRGYPIEQLAVNCDFLETCYLLLNGELPNAEQKEVFTDTVTKHTMIHEQMNFFFRGFRRDAHPMSVLVGTVGALASFYHDSLDINDAKQREISAIRLIAKLPTLVAMAYKYNVGQPFVYPRNDLSYSANFMYMMFANPCEEYKVNDVLVRALDRILILHADHEQNASTSTVRLAGSSGANPFACIAAGIACLWGPAHGGANEAALNMLKEIGSVENIPAFIEKVKDKNSGVKLMGFGHRVYKNFDPRAKLMRETCHEVLEELGLQDDPLFKLAMELERIALEDEYFVSRKLYPNVDFYSGIVQSALGIPVTMFTGIFAMARTIGWIAQWNEMIADPEQKIGRPRQLFVGSPARDVPEIDKR, from the coding sequence ATGAACATCTCTGATACCAAAGCCACCCTGTCGTTCTCGGACGGCAGCCCGTCGATCGACATGCCGATCTACAAAGGCACCATCGGCCCGGACGTCGTCGACATCCGCAAGCTGTACGGCGCGACCGGCAAGTTCACGTACGATCCTGGCTTCATGTCGACCGCCGCCTGTAACTCGAGCATCACCTACATTGACGGTGACAAGGGCGAGCTGCTGTACCGCGGTTACCCGATCGAGCAACTGGCCGTCAACTGCGACTTCCTGGAAACCTGCTATCTGCTGCTGAACGGCGAACTGCCGAACGCAGAGCAAAAAGAAGTGTTCACCGACACCGTGACCAAGCACACGATGATCCATGAGCAGATGAACTTCTTCTTCCGTGGCTTCCGCCGCGACGCGCACCCGATGTCGGTGCTGGTCGGCACGGTCGGCGCGCTGGCGTCGTTCTACCATGACTCGCTGGACATCAACGATGCCAAGCAGCGCGAAATCTCGGCAATCCGCCTGATCGCCAAGCTGCCGACCCTGGTCGCAATGGCCTACAAGTACAACGTCGGCCAGCCGTTCGTGTACCCACGCAACGACCTGTCGTACAGCGCCAACTTCATGTACATGATGTTCGCGAACCCGTGCGAAGAGTACAAGGTCAACGACGTGCTGGTGCGCGCCCTGGACCGTATCCTGATCCTGCACGCGGACCACGAGCAGAACGCATCGACCTCGACCGTCCGTCTGGCCGGTTCGTCGGGCGCCAACCCGTTTGCGTGTATCGCAGCCGGCATCGCCTGCCTGTGGGGCCCTGCCCACGGCGGCGCGAACGAAGCAGCGCTGAACATGCTGAAGGAAATCGGCAGCGTCGAGAACATCCCGGCCTTCATCGAGAAGGTCAAGGACAAGAACTCGGGCGTCAAGCTGATGGGCTTCGGTCACCGTGTGTACAAGAACTTCGACCCGCGTGCCAAGCTGATGCGCGAAACCTGCCACGAAGTGCTGGAAGAACTGGGCCTGCAGGACGACCCACTGTTCAAGCTGGCAATGGAACTGGAACGCATCGCCCTCGAAGACGAATACTTCGTGTCGCGCAAGCTGTATCCGAACGTCGACTTCTACTCGGGCATCGTGCAATCGGCACTGGGTATCCCGGTCACCATGTTCACCGGCATCTTCGCGATGGCCCGTACCATCGGCTGGATCGCGCAGTGGAACGAAATGATCGCCGATCCAGAGCAGAAGATCGGCCGTCCACGTCAGCTGTTCGTCGGCTCGCCGGCGCGTGACGTGCCGGAAATCGACAAGCGCTAA
- the rnk gene encoding nucleoside diphosphate kinase regulator, with translation MSDSMVVSWLDLERLERVLDRLSPAQARARDALLGELEHAQLVEPWELPPDVVTMNSRVRFRVAGASEEETMTLSYPNDMQDTAERLSVLTPAGMALLGARVGGRMSWQQPDGPHEATVLGIEHQPEPAKR, from the coding sequence ATGAGTGATTCAATGGTTGTTTCCTGGCTGGACCTCGAGCGCCTCGAGCGCGTACTCGACCGGCTTTCGCCAGCGCAGGCCAGAGCGCGTGACGCGCTGCTGGGTGAACTCGAACATGCGCAACTGGTCGAACCGTGGGAGTTGCCGCCCGACGTCGTGACCATGAATTCGCGCGTGCGCTTTCGCGTGGCCGGTGCCAGCGAAGAAGAAACGATGACGCTGAGTTACCCGAACGATATGCAGGACACTGCCGAACGGTTATCAGTGCTCACACCGGCCGGTATGGCGCTCCTGGGCGCGCGCGTGGGCGGGCGGATGTCATGGCAGCAGCCGGATGGCCCGCATGAGGCCACGGTGCTCGGCATCGAGCATCAACCCGAACCGGCGAAGCGGTAG
- a CDS encoding nuclear transport factor 2 family protein, giving the protein MPRFFAACCLCLSLSLGLGGAAHAATDATLTREVNAFVDGWHDDAANARTAYFDKIARDGVYIGTDRTELWTRDAFKAWSKKYFDAKSAWTFKATRRNVYASADKSLIWFDELLDTKNMGPAMASGVLRKTKAGFEIVHYQLSMAVPNAVNGQVAGIIAAHEKQPKK; this is encoded by the coding sequence ATGCCACGCTTTTTCGCCGCCTGCTGTCTGTGCCTTTCCTTGTCGCTGGGCTTGGGCGGCGCCGCACACGCCGCCACCGATGCGACCCTCACGCGCGAAGTCAACGCCTTCGTCGACGGCTGGCACGATGACGCCGCCAACGCACGCACGGCGTACTTCGACAAGATCGCCAGGGATGGCGTGTACATCGGCACCGACCGCACCGAGCTATGGACGCGCGACGCCTTCAAGGCGTGGTCGAAGAAGTACTTCGATGCCAAGTCGGCCTGGACCTTCAAGGCCACGCGCCGCAATGTCTATGCGTCGGCCGACAAATCGCTGATCTGGTTCGACGAGCTGCTCGATACCAAAAACATGGGGCCGGCGATGGCCAGTGGCGTGCTGCGCAAGACCAAGGCAGGCTTCGAGATCGTCCACTACCAGCTCTCGATGGCAGTGCCCAATGCCGTCAACGGCCAGGTCGCCGGCATCATCGCCGCCCACGAAAAGCAACCGAAGAAATAA
- the gluQRS gene encoding tRNA glutamyl-Q(34) synthetase GluQRS yields MPSTARSPASSPPTKSNRRNKPPAVNKPYIGRFAPSPSGPLHAGSLVAAMASHLDARWHGGTWLIRIEDIDEGRSVPGAAEGILQLLAALGMQHDGEIVWQSRRKHLYAAAAARIERATYPCGCNRREIADSRIGVAPDGSAIYPGTCRHGLGPGRTMRSLRVRVPAAGEDAITFVDRFAGPVTQHLARDAGDFVLKRADGFWAYQLAVVVDDIEQGVTDIVRGADLLESTPRQIHLQRLLGAPTPRYLHVPVVRNSNGEKLSKQTGALAVTAGDAPAAISVLMETAALLGLALDGPAPDSIEAFWRAAIPAWGRLLAERAAAI; encoded by the coding sequence ATGCCGTCAACGGCCAGGTCGCCGGCATCATCGCCGCCCACGAAAAGCAACCGAAGAAATAAGCCGCCTGCAGTGAACAAGCCTTACATCGGCCGCTTTGCGCCGTCGCCTTCCGGGCCGTTGCACGCAGGCTCTCTGGTCGCGGCGATGGCCAGCCACCTCGACGCCCGCTGGCATGGCGGCACCTGGCTGATCCGCATCGAAGACATCGATGAAGGCCGCAGCGTACCCGGCGCGGCCGAAGGCATCCTGCAGTTGCTGGCCGCGCTGGGCATGCAGCATGACGGCGAGATCGTCTGGCAAAGCCGGCGCAAGCATCTATATGCGGCTGCTGCCGCGCGCATCGAGCGTGCCACCTATCCGTGCGGCTGCAACCGGCGCGAGATCGCCGATTCTCGTATCGGCGTGGCGCCCGACGGCAGCGCCATCTATCCCGGCACCTGCCGCCATGGCCTCGGTCCGGGTCGCACGATGCGCAGCCTGCGCGTACGCGTGCCGGCGGCGGGCGAGGATGCCATCACCTTTGTTGACCGTTTCGCCGGACCCGTCACGCAGCATCTGGCCCGTGATGCCGGCGACTTCGTGCTGAAACGCGCGGACGGGTTCTGGGCCTATCAACTGGCCGTCGTGGTGGACGATATCGAGCAGGGCGTGACCGACATCGTGCGCGGCGCAGATCTGCTCGAATCGACGCCGCGCCAGATCCATCTGCAGCGGCTGCTCGGTGCACCGACGCCGCGCTACCTGCACGTGCCGGTGGTACGCAACAGCAATGGGGAGAAGTTGTCGAAGCAGACGGGCGCGCTTGCCGTCACGGCAGGCGATGCGCCTGCCGCAATCAGCGTGCTGATGGAGACTGCGGCGTTGTTGGGGCTTGCTCTCGAC